From one Pseudomonas fluorescens genomic stretch:
- a CDS encoding glutaredoxin family protein, which yields MLSKSLKRILPILLVVVLFQQWGKIEAFFNPTQALSTQARSDARVTLYATAWCGYCKDFRRFLDRHGVAYQEFDIDKDVTARQRYEALGGRGIPILDINGVQLRQYDEAQLLKALQTR from the coding sequence GTGCTGAGCAAGTCCCTCAAGCGCATATTGCCCATATTGCTGGTGGTGGTGCTGTTCCAGCAATGGGGCAAGATCGAGGCCTTTTTCAACCCTACCCAGGCTTTGTCCACCCAGGCGCGCAGCGACGCCCGGGTGACGCTGTACGCCACTGCCTGGTGCGGCTACTGCAAGGACTTTCGCCGCTTCCTCGATCGCCATGGGGTGGCATATCAGGAGTTCGACATCGACAAGGACGTAACTGCACGCCAGCGCTACGAGGCACTGGGTGGGCGGGGAATCCCGATACTGGATATCAATGGCGTACAGCTGCGCCAGTATGACGAGGCGCAGTTGCTCAAGGCCCTGCAAACCCGGTAA
- the yejK gene encoding nucleoid-associated protein YejK, whose protein sequence is MPIRHCIVHLIDKKPDGSPAVLHARDSELAESGAIENLLADLNDSYNAKQGKAWGFFHAESGAHPFSGWLKEYLDEGSTFTAFSRVAVEHLQKLMEESNLSVGGHVLFAHYQQGMTDYLAIALLHHSEGVAVNAELDVTPSRHLDLGQLHLAARINISEWQNNKASKQYISFIKGKNGKKVSEYFRDFIGCQEGVDGPGETRTLLKAFSDFVESEDLPEEAAREKTQTLVDYATSQTKAGEPVTLEELSGLIDEERPRAFYEHIRNKDYGLSPEIPADKRTLNQFRRFTGRAEGLSISFEAHLLGSKIEYDEEAGTLIIKGLPTQLTDQLKRRKD, encoded by the coding sequence ATGCCGATCCGTCATTGCATCGTCCACCTGATCGACAAGAAACCCGATGGCAGCCCCGCCGTGCTGCACGCCCGCGACTCGGAACTGGCCGAGTCGGGTGCCATCGAAAACCTCCTGGCCGATCTCAACGACAGCTACAACGCCAAACAGGGTAAAGCCTGGGGCTTCTTCCACGCAGAATCCGGCGCCCACCCGTTCAGCGGCTGGCTCAAGGAATACCTGGATGAAGGCAGCACCTTCACCGCCTTCAGCCGCGTCGCCGTCGAGCACCTGCAAAAGCTGATGGAAGAGTCCAACCTGTCAGTCGGCGGCCACGTCCTGTTCGCCCACTACCAGCAGGGCATGACCGACTACCTGGCAATCGCCCTGCTGCACCACAGCGAAGGTGTTGCGGTGAACGCCGAGCTGGACGTGACCCCGTCGCGCCACCTGGATCTGGGCCAGCTGCACCTGGCTGCGCGCATCAACATTTCCGAGTGGCAGAACAACAAGGCCTCCAAGCAGTACATCTCGTTCATCAAGGGCAAGAACGGCAAGAAGGTCTCGGAGTATTTCCGCGACTTCATCGGCTGCCAGGAAGGCGTCGACGGCCCAGGCGAGACCCGCACCCTGCTCAAGGCCTTCAGTGACTTCGTCGAAAGCGAAGACCTGCCCGAAGAGGCCGCCCGCGAAAAGACCCAGACCCTGGTCGACTACGCCACCAGCCAGACCAAGGCCGGCGAGCCGGTGACCCTCGAGGAGCTCTCGGGGCTGATCGACGAAGAGCGCCCACGGGCGTTCTACGAGCACATCCGCAACAAGGACTACGGCCTGTCGCCGGAGATCCCCGCCGATAAACGTACGCTCAACCAGTTCCGCCGCTTCACCGGCCGTGCCGAAGGCCTGTCGATCAGCTTTGAAGCGCACCTGCTGGGCTCGAAGATCGAATACGACGAAGAAGCCGGCACGCTGATCATCAAGGGCCTGCCGACGCAACTGACCGATCAGTTGAAGCGTCGCAAGGACTGA
- a CDS encoding GIY-YIG nuclease family protein, translated as MSDTTPPTSKPWYVYLVRAANGSLYCGISDNPQRRFAQHQSGKGARFFSSSPALALVYVECWPDKGEALRQERLIKRLRKSAKERLVASYVPVTGFAGP; from the coding sequence GTGAGCGACACTACACCGCCTACTTCCAAACCCTGGTACGTCTACCTGGTGCGTGCCGCCAACGGCTCGTTGTATTGCGGCATCAGTGATAATCCCCAGCGCCGCTTCGCCCAGCACCAAAGCGGCAAAGGCGCGCGCTTCTTCAGCTCCAGCCCGGCGTTGGCCCTGGTGTACGTGGAGTGCTGGCCGGACAAGGGCGAGGCTTTGCGTCAGGAGCGACTGATAAAGCGCTTGCGCAAGAGTGCCAAGGAGCGCCTGGTTGCGTCCTACGTGCCGGTTACCGGGTTTGCAGGGCCTTGA